A single window of Acetobacteraceae bacterium DNA harbors:
- a CDS encoding alkene reductase, with protein sequence MPHLFSPLKIEKTEYPNRIFMAPLTRTRNFPDGVPTPLMAEYYAQRASAGLIIAEATAISLQGYGFLNAPGLWMEEQIEGWKKVTEAVHEKGGKIIVQIWHGGRVVFPTMSGGQQPVSASATQAPGLGHIWEGKRPYPKARALEISEIKEITTQFADAAKNALEAGFDGVQIHAANGYLIDQFLRDSSNLRTDEYGGSVENRMRFLKEVCEAVIAKIGAEKVSVRLTPNGKILGCIDSNPEEIFLPVAKMLNDLDIAWLELKEFNPHATDDADNQEKLSPKIRKIFQRPLVLNGGYDLETAQQAIESGAANAIAFGRDFISNPDLVERFKTGAALNDADKTTWYGQFLDDKTKGYTDWPTLENTKA encoded by the coding sequence ATGCCCCATTTATTCAGTCCGCTTAAAATTGAAAAGACAGAATATCCCAACCGTATTTTCATGGCGCCTCTGACTCGCACACGGAATTTTCCAGATGGCGTGCCAACACCGCTGATGGCAGAATATTATGCCCAACGTGCGAGTGCTGGCCTCATCATTGCCGAGGCGACCGCCATTTCTCTCCAAGGCTATGGTTTTTTAAATGCCCCCGGCCTTTGGATGGAAGAGCAGATTGAAGGCTGGAAAAAAGTGACCGAAGCCGTACATGAAAAAGGCGGTAAAATCATTGTCCAAATCTGGCACGGCGGCCGTGTCGTGTTTCCTACAATGTCTGGCGGACAGCAGCCCGTTTCTGCCAGTGCAACACAGGCTCCGGGCTTAGGCCATATTTGGGAAGGCAAACGCCCTTATCCAAAGGCACGTGCCCTCGAAATTTCAGAAATCAAAGAGATTACCACCCAGTTTGCTGATGCTGCAAAAAATGCACTAGAAGCAGGTTTTGACGGTGTGCAAATTCATGCCGCAAATGGCTATTTAATTGACCAGTTTTTACGTGACAGCAGCAATCTCCGGACAGATGAATATGGTGGATCTGTTGAAAACCGTATGCGCTTTCTCAAAGAGGTTTGCGAAGCTGTCATTGCCAAAATTGGTGCCGAAAAAGTAAGCGTCCGCTTAACACCCAATGGTAAAATTTTAGGCTGTATCGATAGTAATCCTGAAGAAATCTTTCTGCCTGTCGCTAAAATGCTCAATGATTTAGACATTGCTTGGCTGGAATTGAAGGAATTTAATCCGCATGCCACGGATGATGCCGACAATCAGGAAAAACTTTCTCCAAAAATTAGAAAAATCTTTCAAAGACCGCTCGTCTTAAATGGCGGATATGACTTGGAAACGGCGCAACAAGCTATCGAAAGCGGTGCCGCCAATGCGATCGCTTTTGGACGGGATTTTATTTCCAATCCTGATTTGGTGGAACGCTTCAAAACAGGCGCTGCCCTAAATGATGCAGATAAAACCACATGGTATGGACAATTTTTAGACGATAAAACAAAAGGCTATACGGACTGGCCAACGCTCGAAAACACGAAAGCTTAA